From one Luteolibacter sp. SL250 genomic stretch:
- a CDS encoding PVC-type heme-binding CxxCH protein, which translates to MCRFLRPATALVLLPLLTALPCPAAPSIYNSEPGDPSPIPADEALRQLKLPEGFNATLFAAEPEIQNPIAAAWDHRGRLWVAENYTYAERQKRFDLELDDRLIVFEDRDNDGRADSRKIFTDKVKLLTSVETGMGGVWLMCPPQLLFIPDADGDAVPDGPPQVVLDGFDVAKDNYHNLANGLRWGPDGWLYGRCGHSCPAKPGIPGTPEKERPSMKGGIWRYHPVRKTVEVLTTGAVNSWGHDWDRHGEGFFINTVIGHLWHIIPGADFKESGTSVSPHPDYYERMDMIADHYHFDTNGKWQDSRDGAANDFGGGHAHIGAMIYQGEGWPEKYRDRLFTLNMHGRRANVERLERTGSGYVGKHDPDVFFWEDPWFRGIEITQGPDGSAFVLDWSDTGECHDHTGVHRTSGRIYKIRHGQPAAPDLSDLGKITPDGAERLIRNPNVWYERQLRVRLMTQPPAPEVRDRILKLATGPENSTITRLRALWTSHAIGALKEDTMLGLLGEKDEHLRVWGIRFLTDAVPIDYMGVPRLPDTPQALLSGTFGKFKELARTDSSGLVKLTLASALQRLGKEQRSELAVLLAADATYADDPQMPFMIWYGILPLAGGFDPGVLDKIAAVTSSPKLARWTGRFLANPAPDPFRPAQLQNLLAAPIPEKMRPALVAGISDALNGISKAEGPPNWSEFAATVTDPASQPAIQRISLLYGDRQVAESLQATVRNEDAPMGERQAALDILIDAKIPGLRELCESVLGTPKLNGNAIRGLALSGDPEVARLLAANFGKFEPVSQGHLIDAMTGRPDWATVLLDEISAGRIPKTALPAFSARRIVALKNNALTKRLNEVWGSLGSSAADKTKEIAALKKKLTPQTLAAADLKNGRQLYAGICGACHTLYGEGGKIGPDLTGSGRTNLDYLLENIVDPSAVVSADHRITTVTLNDGRVISGTLGAKTDRTLTVKSPAGDTTVEISNITKQESTTTSLMPEGLLTAFQPDQVRDLIAYLMHPMQVE; encoded by the coding sequence ATGTGCCGCTTCCTCCGCCCCGCCACCGCGCTCGTTCTCCTTCCGCTGCTGACAGCCCTTCCCTGCCCGGCAGCCCCCTCCATTTACAACAGCGAGCCGGGTGACCCGAGCCCGATCCCCGCTGATGAGGCACTGCGCCAGCTCAAGCTGCCGGAAGGCTTCAACGCCACCTTGTTCGCCGCGGAGCCGGAGATCCAGAACCCCATCGCGGCGGCGTGGGATCACCGGGGACGTCTCTGGGTGGCGGAAAACTATACCTACGCGGAGCGGCAGAAGCGCTTTGACCTGGAGCTGGACGACCGGCTCATCGTCTTCGAGGACCGGGACAACGACGGGCGGGCGGATTCGCGGAAAATCTTCACGGACAAGGTGAAACTGCTCACCAGCGTGGAAACCGGCATGGGCGGCGTGTGGCTGATGTGCCCGCCGCAGCTCCTTTTCATCCCGGACGCGGATGGGGATGCCGTGCCGGACGGCCCGCCGCAAGTGGTGCTGGATGGCTTCGACGTGGCGAAGGACAACTACCACAACCTCGCCAACGGCCTGCGCTGGGGACCGGACGGCTGGCTCTACGGCCGCTGCGGCCACTCCTGCCCGGCCAAGCCCGGAATCCCCGGCACGCCGGAGAAAGAGCGCCCATCCATGAAGGGCGGCATCTGGAGATACCACCCCGTGCGGAAAACCGTGGAGGTGCTGACCACCGGCGCGGTCAACTCCTGGGGCCACGACTGGGACCGGCACGGCGAGGGATTTTTCATCAACACCGTCATCGGCCACCTCTGGCACATCATCCCCGGGGCGGACTTCAAGGAAAGCGGCACCTCGGTCAGCCCGCATCCGGACTATTATGAGCGGATGGACATGATCGCGGACCACTACCACTTCGACACGAACGGAAAGTGGCAGGACTCCCGCGACGGCGCGGCGAATGACTTCGGCGGTGGGCACGCCCACATCGGGGCCATGATCTACCAAGGTGAGGGCTGGCCGGAGAAATACCGCGACCGGCTCTTCACCCTCAACATGCACGGCCGCCGGGCGAATGTGGAGCGGCTGGAACGCACCGGCTCCGGCTATGTCGGGAAGCATGATCCGGATGTGTTTTTCTGGGAAGATCCATGGTTCCGTGGCATCGAGATCACCCAGGGTCCGGACGGCTCCGCCTTCGTCCTCGACTGGAGCGACACCGGGGAATGCCATGACCACACCGGCGTCCACCGCACCAGCGGCCGCATCTACAAGATCCGCCACGGCCAGCCGGCGGCACCGGATCTTTCCGACCTTGGGAAAATCACACCTGACGGAGCGGAGCGCCTGATTCGGAATCCGAACGTCTGGTATGAGCGGCAGCTCCGAGTCCGGTTGATGACCCAGCCCCCTGCCCCGGAGGTCAGGGACCGGATCCTGAAATTGGCCACGGGTCCGGAAAACAGCACCATCACCCGCCTGCGCGCGTTGTGGACCTCCCATGCCATCGGTGCGTTGAAAGAGGACACCATGCTGGGACTGCTCGGCGAAAAGGATGAGCACCTCAGGGTGTGGGGCATCCGCTTCCTCACGGACGCTGTTCCAATCGACTACATGGGCGTGCCACGGCTTCCGGACACCCCTCAAGCACTACTCTCTGGCACCTTCGGAAAATTCAAGGAACTCGCCCGCACGGACTCCTCCGGGCTGGTGAAGCTGACGCTGGCCTCTGCCCTGCAACGCCTCGGAAAGGAACAGCGGTCGGAACTGGCGGTACTGCTAGCGGCGGATGCCACCTACGCGGATGACCCGCAGATGCCGTTCATGATCTGGTATGGCATCCTGCCCCTCGCCGGAGGATTCGATCCCGGTGTGCTCGATAAGATCGCCGCAGTGACTTCCTCTCCCAAGCTCGCCAGATGGACCGGACGCTTCCTTGCGAATCCCGCACCGGATCCGTTCAGGCCCGCACAACTCCAGAACCTGCTGGCGGCCCCCATCCCGGAAAAAATGCGCCCAGCCCTCGTCGCAGGCATTTCGGATGCGCTCAATGGCATCAGCAAGGCGGAGGGACCGCCAAACTGGAGCGAGTTCGCCGCCACCGTCACTGACCCCGCATCCCAGCCCGCCATCCAACGCATCAGCCTGCTCTACGGTGACCGCCAGGTCGCGGAATCCCTGCAGGCGACGGTCCGCAATGAGGATGCACCGATGGGAGAACGGCAGGCCGCGCTCGACATCCTGATCGATGCGAAGATCCCGGGGCTGCGCGAGCTTTGCGAATCCGTGCTGGGAACCCCGAAGCTCAACGGCAACGCCATCCGTGGGCTGGCGCTGTCCGGGGATCCGGAAGTCGCTAGGTTGCTGGCCGCGAACTTCGGGAAATTCGAGCCCGTCTCGCAAGGACACCTGATCGATGCCATGACGGGCAGGCCGGACTGGGCGACCGTCCTGCTGGACGAGATTTCCGCCGGGCGGATCCCGAAGACCGCGCTCCCCGCCTTTTCCGCACGACGGATCGTTGCGCTGAAGAACAATGCGCTCACCAAACGGCTCAATGAGGTGTGGGGCAGCCTTGGCAGTTCCGCGGCGGACAAGACCAAGGAGATCGCCGCGCTGAAGAAGAAACTCACCCCGCAGACACTCGCCGCGGCGGACCTGAAAAACGGCCGCCAGCTCTACGCCGGCATCTGCGGAGCGTGCCACACGCTCTATGGGGAAGGCGGGAAGATCGGCCCGGACCTGACCGGCTCCGGGCGTACGAACCTGGACTACCTTCTGGAAAACATCGTCGATCCCAGCGCGGTGGTGAGCGCGGACCACCGCATCACCACCGTGACGCTCAATGACGGAAGGGTCATCAGCGGCACCCTCGGTGCGAAGACCGACCGCACCCTCACCGTCAAATCCCCCGCCGGGGACACCACCGTCGAGATTTCCAACATCACCAAACAGGAAAGCACCACCACCTCCCTGATGCCGGAAGGGCTGCTCACCGCCTTCCAGCCGGACCAGGTGCGGGACCTCATCGCCTATCTGATGCACCCGATGCAGGTGGAGTGA
- the thrS gene encoding threonine--tRNA ligase, whose amino-acid sequence MSERKTLDERNQMTDLERLRHSAAHVMATAILRIWPDAQFAYGPPIESGFYYDFEMKHRVTPDDFEKIEAEMKKIAKENQKFERKVISREEAKAMAESGRLGGLSERPGNPSRFKLDLIDKIPEGEEISCFQNGEFIDLCAGPHVGYTAKCKNTKLMSVSSSFYMGDESKGQLQRLYGTAFESKELLEEHLNRLEEAKKRDHRRLGKELGLFHIDEAVGQGLILWKPKGALVRRSLQEFITQELDKQGYSQVFTPHIGKLDLYRTSGHFPYYQESQYPAIPERDVLEKLADEDATCATLINGLNEGTYEGYLLKPMNCPHHIKIFASDHHSYRDLPVRLAEFGTVYRWEQSGELGGMTRVRGFTQDDAHLFCTPDQVAEEVKGCLDLVKKVLNTLGMHEYRVRLSLRDPSSDKYVGSPENWDKAEAALRDAVQTLGVDYTEELGEAAFYGPKIDFVVKDVIGRDWQLGTVQVDYNLPVRFKLSYIGPDNQPHTPVMIHRAPFGSLERFTGLLIEHFEGKFPAWLAPEQVRVLPISDKTLEAAEELTAKLADAGVRVTIDRSSDKIGAKIRNTRLERVPYMLVLGAREVEEGTVSVRHRDKDDLGTKPVDEVIASIVEEIRARSL is encoded by the coding sequence ATGTCCGAACGCAAGACTCTCGACGAACGCAACCAGATGACCGACCTGGAACGGCTCCGCCATTCCGCAGCGCACGTCATGGCCACCGCCATCCTCCGCATCTGGCCGGACGCCCAGTTTGCCTACGGTCCGCCGATCGAGAGCGGATTCTACTACGACTTCGAGATGAAGCACCGTGTCACGCCGGATGACTTCGAGAAGATCGAGGCGGAGATGAAAAAGATCGCGAAGGAGAACCAGAAGTTCGAGCGCAAGGTCATTTCACGCGAGGAAGCGAAGGCGATGGCCGAAAGCGGACGCCTCGGCGGCCTGTCGGAGCGCCCGGGGAATCCGTCCCGCTTCAAGCTGGACCTCATCGACAAGATCCCGGAAGGCGAGGAAATCTCCTGCTTCCAGAACGGGGAATTCATCGACCTCTGCGCCGGCCCGCACGTGGGCTACACGGCGAAGTGCAAGAACACGAAGCTGATGTCCGTCTCCTCGTCCTTCTACATGGGCGATGAGTCGAAGGGCCAGCTCCAGCGGCTCTACGGCACCGCCTTCGAAAGCAAGGAACTGCTCGAGGAACACCTCAACCGTCTGGAGGAAGCGAAGAAGCGCGACCACCGCCGCCTGGGCAAGGAGCTGGGGCTATTCCACATCGACGAAGCCGTCGGCCAGGGCCTCATCCTCTGGAAGCCGAAGGGCGCGCTCGTCCGCCGTTCCCTGCAGGAGTTCATCACCCAGGAGCTGGACAAGCAGGGCTACTCCCAGGTCTTCACCCCGCACATCGGCAAGCTGGACCTCTACCGCACCTCCGGCCACTTCCCCTACTACCAGGAAAGCCAGTATCCGGCCATCCCGGAGCGGGACGTGCTGGAAAAGCTGGCCGATGAGGACGCCACCTGCGCCACGCTCATCAACGGCCTCAACGAGGGAACCTACGAAGGTTACCTGCTGAAGCCGATGAACTGCCCGCACCACATCAAGATCTTCGCCAGCGACCACCACTCCTACCGCGACCTGCCGGTGCGTCTGGCGGAGTTCGGCACGGTCTATCGCTGGGAGCAGTCCGGCGAGCTGGGCGGCATGACCCGCGTCCGCGGCTTCACCCAGGATGACGCCCACCTTTTCTGCACGCCGGACCAGGTGGCGGAGGAAGTGAAAGGCTGCCTGGACCTGGTGAAGAAAGTCCTCAATACCCTGGGCATGCACGAATACCGCGTGCGCCTCTCCCTCCGTGATCCGTCGTCCGACAAATACGTCGGCTCCCCGGAGAACTGGGACAAGGCGGAGGCCGCCCTGCGCGATGCCGTGCAGACCCTGGGCGTGGACTACACCGAGGAACTCGGCGAGGCCGCCTTCTACGGACCGAAGATCGACTTCGTGGTGAAGGACGTCATCGGCCGCGACTGGCAGCTCGGCACCGTGCAGGTGGACTACAACCTGCCCGTGCGCTTCAAGCTTTCCTACATCGGCCCGGACAACCAGCCGCACACCCCGGTGATGATCCACCGCGCGCCGTTCGGCTCGCTGGAGCGCTTCACCGGCCTGCTCATCGAGCACTTCGAGGGCAAGTTCCCGGCATGGCTCGCCCCGGAGCAGGTCCGCGTCCTCCCGATTTCCGACAAGACGCTGGAAGCCGCGGAAGAACTCACCGCAAAGCTGGCGGACGCCGGCGTGCGCGTGACCATCGACCGCAGTTCCGACAAGATCGGCGCGAAGATCCGCAACACCCGTCTGGAGCGCGTGCCCTACATGCTCGTCCTCGGTGCGCGTGAGGTGGAGGAAGGCACCGTCTCCGTCCGCCACCGCGACAAGGACGACCTCGGCACCAAGCCGGTGGACGAGGTCATCGCGTCCATCGTGGAGGAGATCCGTGCGCGGTCGCTGTAA
- a CDS encoding sigma-54 dependent transcriptional regulator, which produces MPNSGVPAMPEGPTEETLLLVDPDHDFLDWATKHLTAQNLRILRCDNAANALKVVEKTEISVVVAALSLQPFDGLDLLGRIIQHSPQTLVILTAGFPTTSQIIEATQHGAHDVLRKESLPFELRQVVESALQIHEDRRSVTHHETEGPTVDGRVKIIGVSRALQDVFKLVGRVARSDAPVLIAGESGTGKELVAKSVHEYSPRRQKEMITINCGAIPENLLESELFGHEKGSFTGAIARRAGRFEQADGGTLFLDEIGDMPLSIQVKLLRVLQDGSFSRVGANETITTDVRIVAATHKNLAAEVAAGRFREDLYYRLNVVELRIPPLRERPEDIPLLAEFFLQRITKKNGMARIRISPEAVSTLQNHVWPGNVRELENTMARACALASSNILLPADIPLASAPGRTFAKLGEMLDHLINAAPGGDNVIEWISRELAGRSIERSNGDLKQASISLGIEPAELKKLLAGRE; this is translated from the coding sequence ATGCCAAATTCCGGCGTCCCCGCGATGCCCGAAGGCCCCACCGAAGAAACCCTGCTCCTTGTCGATCCCGATCACGACTTCCTTGATTGGGCCACCAAACACTTGACCGCCCAGAACCTGCGGATCCTCCGCTGTGACAATGCGGCGAACGCGTTGAAAGTGGTGGAGAAAACCGAGATCAGCGTGGTGGTTGCGGCCCTTTCCCTGCAACCGTTCGACGGCCTGGACCTCCTCGGCCGCATCATCCAGCACAGCCCGCAGACGCTGGTCATCCTGACCGCGGGATTCCCCACCACCAGCCAGATCATCGAGGCGACCCAGCATGGCGCGCACGATGTACTGAGAAAGGAGTCCCTGCCCTTCGAACTGCGGCAGGTGGTGGAGTCCGCGCTCCAGATCCATGAAGACCGCCGCTCCGTGACGCACCATGAGACGGAAGGTCCGACGGTGGACGGCCGGGTGAAGATCATCGGCGTTTCCCGCGCCCTGCAGGATGTTTTCAAGCTCGTCGGACGGGTCGCCCGCTCGGACGCACCGGTCCTCATCGCCGGGGAAAGCGGCACCGGCAAGGAACTGGTCGCCAAGTCCGTGCATGAGTACAGCCCGCGCCGCCAGAAGGAGATGATCACCATCAACTGCGGCGCCATCCCGGAGAACCTGCTGGAGAGCGAGCTGTTCGGCCATGAAAAGGGGTCGTTTACGGGAGCGATCGCCCGCCGCGCCGGCCGGTTCGAGCAGGCGGACGGCGGCACGCTGTTTCTCGATGAGATCGGCGACATGCCTCTTTCCATCCAGGTGAAGCTGCTGCGGGTGCTGCAGGACGGCTCGTTTTCGCGGGTGGGTGCGAATGAAACGATCACCACGGATGTGAGGATCGTGGCGGCGACACACAAGAACTTGGCGGCGGAAGTGGCCGCCGGAAGGTTCCGCGAAGACCTCTACTACCGGCTCAACGTGGTCGAGCTGCGGATCCCGCCGCTGCGGGAACGTCCGGAAGACATCCCCCTGCTGGCGGAGTTCTTCCTCCAGCGGATCACGAAAAAGAACGGCATGGCACGCATCCGGATCTCCCCGGAGGCGGTTTCCACGCTCCAGAACCATGTCTGGCCGGGGAATGTCCGGGAACTGGAGAACACGATGGCCCGGGCCTGCGCGCTGGCTTCATCGAACATCCTCCTTCCGGCGGACATCCCGCTTGCTTCCGCCCCCGGGCGCACCTTCGCCAAGCTGGGGGAGATGCTGGACCACCTCATCAACGCCGCTCCGGGCGGGGACAATGTCATCGAGTGGATCTCCCGTGAACTCGCGGGCCGCTCGATCGAGCGCTCCAACGGGGATCTGAAGCAGGCGTCGATCTCGCTGGGAATCGAACCTGCGGAGCTGAAGAAACTCCTGGCCGGAAGAGAGTGA
- the dapF gene encoding diaminopimelate epimerase codes for MLLHFYKMNGAGNDFIVIDNRDLQTNLDTETIEALCDRHRGIGADGLLAVEPAEKGADYKFRYYNADGGEAEMCGNGARCFGRFTAHLTEEVPDKVTFETIAGTLAAEMIGDDVRIAMSEPKDLRLNTPTRVSGLDADVHFVNTGVPHAVAFVDDLDNLDVFNHGRDIRRHADFSPAGTNANFAKALEPGHIAIRTYERGVDDETLACGTGMVACALIHHLLSGDPSPIKVDVEGGDTLEIGFEKTGDRTFTNVTLTGPADFVFEGEIEI; via the coding sequence ATGCTCCTCCACTTCTACAAAATGAACGGCGCCGGCAATGACTTCATCGTCATCGACAACCGCGACCTGCAAACGAACCTGGACACCGAAACCATCGAGGCCCTCTGCGACCGCCACCGTGGCATCGGTGCGGACGGTCTGCTGGCCGTGGAACCGGCTGAAAAGGGTGCGGACTACAAGTTCCGCTATTACAACGCCGATGGTGGCGAAGCGGAGATGTGCGGAAACGGTGCCCGTTGCTTCGGCCGCTTCACCGCCCACCTCACCGAAGAAGTGCCGGACAAGGTGACCTTCGAAACCATCGCCGGAACGCTCGCCGCGGAAATGATCGGTGACGATGTCCGCATCGCCATGTCCGAACCGAAGGACCTGCGCCTCAACACCCCCACCCGCGTCTCCGGCCTGGATGCGGACGTTCATTTCGTGAATACGGGCGTTCCCCATGCGGTTGCGTTCGTGGACGACCTCGACAACCTCGACGTCTTCAACCACGGCCGCGACATCCGCCGCCATGCCGACTTTTCTCCTGCCGGTACCAACGCGAACTTCGCCAAGGCGCTGGAGCCGGGGCACATCGCCATCCGCACCTATGAGCGCGGCGTGGACGATGAGACCCTGGCCTGCGGCACCGGCATGGTCGCCTGCGCGCTGATCCACCACCTGCTCTCCGGCGACCCGTCCCCCATCAAGGTGGATGTGGAAGGCGGCGACACCTTGGAGATCGGCTTCGAGAAAACCGGCGACCGGACCTTCACCAACGTGACCCTCACCGGTCCGGCGGATTTCGTCTTCGAAGGCGAGATCGAGATCTGA
- a CDS encoding type II toxin-antitoxin system VapC family toxin — MNRSILLDTNAYSDLRRSGKWLSATESASEVYLSVIVIGELRAGFMSGGKRERNELDLQRFLSKPTARVVAPNLQTTLYYSQLHLQLRLQGTPIPANDLWIAAIALQHQFWLCTSDAHFDHIPQLLRAQP, encoded by the coding sequence ATGAACCGCAGCATCCTTCTGGACACCAACGCCTATTCCGATCTACGGCGTTCCGGGAAATGGCTTTCCGCCACGGAATCCGCCTCCGAGGTCTATCTGTCCGTCATCGTGATCGGTGAACTTCGCGCCGGCTTTATGAGTGGCGGCAAGAGGGAGAGGAACGAACTCGATCTCCAGCGTTTCCTCTCGAAACCCACTGCTCGCGTGGTGGCCCCGAACCTGCAGACCACCCTTTACTATTCCCAACTTCATCTCCAACTCCGGCTCCAGGGCACTCCGATCCCGGCCAATGATCTGTGGATCGCCGCCATCGCCCTCCAGCATCAGTTCTGGCTCTGCACCTCAGACGCGCATTTCGACCACATCCCGCAGTTGCTTCGCGCCCAACCCTGA
- a CDS encoding VOC family protein translates to MQKVTPFLSFDGCAEEAARYYVSLLPDSRIDRITHSPMETEGGAPGTVLMVEFTLAGTKYLALNTPGFQFTEAVSFLIACETQEETDRLWTALTADGGKEIACGWLKDRWGVFWQVTPTRLMELIGDSDRDRARRAMEAMCEMVKIDIAGVERAADGK, encoded by the coding sequence ATGCAAAAGGTAACGCCATTTCTGTCCTTCGACGGCTGCGCCGAGGAAGCCGCCCGGTATTATGTTTCCCTGCTGCCGGATTCGAGGATCGACCGGATCACGCATTCTCCGATGGAGACGGAGGGCGGAGCGCCCGGAACCGTCCTGATGGTGGAGTTCACGCTGGCGGGCACGAAATACCTCGCGCTCAACACCCCGGGCTTCCAGTTCACGGAGGCGGTTTCCTTCCTGATCGCCTGCGAGACGCAGGAGGAAACCGACCGCCTGTGGACCGCCCTGACCGCGGATGGCGGAAAGGAAATCGCCTGCGGCTGGCTGAAGGACCGCTGGGGCGTCTTCTGGCAGGTGACGCCCACCCGACTGATGGAACTCATCGGCGACTCCGACCGCGACCGCGCGCGGCGGGCGATGGAGGCGATGTGCGAGATGGTGAAGATCGACATCGCCGGGGTGGAGCGGGCGGCGGATGGGAAGTGA
- a CDS encoding HAD family hydrolase produces MLYLFDIDGTLVDTSGAGMKALQEASLRLFGHEGPPLDLAGSTDLGVVALIHAHFGVESTAERIECYFSTYLECLDRNLAGAELPGRVLDGVPEILTELSSRPDCTLGLLTGNISGGAASKMRHFGLDHYFPFGAYGCDHADRNQLGPIALERASRHASRAFLPAETWVIGDTPKDIACAHAIGARCLAVATGRYSVTELSAAGADVTVPSMKEALQHLA; encoded by the coding sequence ATGCTCTACCTTTTCGACATTGACGGCACCCTTGTGGATACAAGCGGTGCCGGCATGAAGGCGCTCCAGGAAGCGAGCCTGCGGCTTTTCGGCCACGAAGGTCCGCCGCTGGATCTGGCGGGAAGCACGGATCTGGGCGTTGTCGCGCTGATCCATGCCCACTTCGGCGTGGAGTCGACCGCCGAGCGGATCGAGTGTTATTTCAGCACCTATCTGGAGTGCCTGGACCGCAATCTGGCGGGCGCGGAACTACCCGGCAGGGTGCTGGATGGGGTGCCGGAGATCCTGACGGAGCTTTCCTCCCGGCCGGACTGCACCCTCGGGCTGCTGACGGGGAATATCTCCGGTGGCGCCGCCTCGAAGATGCGCCACTTCGGACTGGACCACTACTTTCCGTTCGGGGCCTACGGGTGCGACCACGCGGACCGCAACCAGCTTGGTCCCATCGCGCTTGAGCGGGCATCCCGGCATGCGTCGCGCGCCTTTCTCCCAGCGGAGACCTGGGTGATCGGCGACACGCCGAAGGACATCGCCTGCGCGCACGCCATCGGCGCCCGCTGCCTCGCGGTCGCCACCGGCCGCTACTCTGTCACGGAGCTTTCCGCCGCAGGAGCGGATGTGACCGTCCCTTCGATGAAGGAGGCGCTCCAGCATCTGGCTTGA
- the trpA gene encoding tryptophan synthase subunit alpha has product MPNRIDTTFAALREKNQKAFIAYIAAGDPDFDGSLEIIRGLADEGADIIEFGLPFSDPLADGIVNQMAADRALKSGMTTARSLELIRKFRETHQTPIVLFTYLNPIFTYGFEKFHKDAAEAGADGILLLDLPPDEAKLSDEFANMHGLKAIRLIAPTTPQERIKMLAESSEGFIYALSRTGVTGAHVAPSANISAQVENIKQFTDTPVCVGFGITTPDQAAMVAATADGVIVGSAIVKQVELNPMDAARAVCGFTAPLIAATKGA; this is encoded by the coding sequence ATGCCGAACCGCATCGACACCACCTTCGCCGCCCTCCGGGAAAAGAACCAGAAAGCCTTCATCGCCTACATCGCCGCGGGTGATCCGGATTTCGATGGCAGCCTGGAGATCATCCGTGGACTTGCGGACGAAGGTGCGGACATCATCGAGTTCGGCCTGCCGTTCTCCGACCCGCTGGCGGATGGCATCGTCAACCAGATGGCGGCCGACCGCGCGCTGAAGTCCGGCATGACCACCGCCCGCTCGCTGGAACTGATCCGGAAATTCCGTGAGACGCACCAGACGCCCATCGTTCTTTTCACCTACCTGAACCCGATTTTCACCTACGGCTTCGAGAAATTCCACAAGGACGCGGCGGAAGCCGGTGCCGACGGCATCCTCCTGCTGGACCTGCCACCGGACGAGGCGAAGCTGAGCGACGAATTTGCGAACATGCACGGCCTGAAGGCGATCCGCCTGATCGCACCGACCACCCCGCAGGAGCGGATCAAGATGCTGGCGGAATCCTCCGAAGGCTTCATCTACGCGCTCTCCCGCACCGGTGTGACCGGTGCGCACGTCGCCCCGTCCGCAAACATTTCCGCCCAGGTGGAGAACATCAAACAGTTCACCGACACCCCCGTCTGCGTCGGCTTCGGCATCACGACCCCGGACCAGGCCGCGATGGTCGCCGCCACCGCGGACGGCGTCATCGTCGGCTCCGCGATCGTGAAGCAGGTGGAACTGAACCCCATGGACGCCGCCCGCGCGGTCTGCGGGTTCACCGCCCCGCTCATTGCGGCTACGAAGGGTGCCTGA
- the infC gene encoding translation initiation factor IF-3, which yields MTRVNDRIRAPRVRVVLANGDQLGVMSSRDALYKAQSLGLDLVEIAGQADPPVCKIIDYGKYKYEQAKLKKQKSKASTRMKEVKFRVGTGQHDYNIKLGRAEGFLDTNHKCRFVLQFRGRENAHKDLGFVVLNRIIEDLKTMAQVDQPPKLNGRAVAMILSPLPQHQRKRKFHLFHGELMEEDDFEDEEGGHAEDDFDDIPDESPDDAPSAEAAEEAKN from the coding sequence ATGACGCGGGTCAACGACCGAATCCGCGCCCCACGCGTCCGCGTCGTGCTCGCCAACGGCGACCAGCTCGGCGTGATGAGTTCACGCGACGCCCTCTACAAAGCCCAGTCGCTGGGTCTCGACCTGGTCGAGATCGCCGGTCAGGCGGACCCGCCGGTCTGCAAGATCATCGACTACGGGAAGTACAAGTATGAGCAGGCGAAGCTGAAGAAGCAGAAGTCGAAGGCCTCCACCCGGATGAAGGAAGTGAAATTCCGCGTCGGCACCGGCCAGCACGACTACAACATCAAGCTGGGCCGTGCGGAGGGATTCCTGGACACGAACCACAAGTGCCGCTTCGTCCTCCAGTTCCGTGGCCGTGAGAACGCCCACAAGGACCTTGGTTTCGTCGTGCTCAACCGGATCATCGAGGACCTGAAGACGATGGCCCAGGTGGACCAACCGCCGAAGCTGAACGGCCGCGCCGTCGCCATGATCCTCTCCCCTCTCCCGCAACACCAGCGGAAGAGGAAGTTCCACCTCTTCCACGGCGAGCTGATGGAGGAAGACGACTTTGAGGATGAAGAAGGCGGCCACGCCGAGGATGACTTCGACGACATCCCGGACGAATCCCCGGATGACGCTCCCTCCGCGGAAGCAGCCGAGGAAGCGAAGAACTGA